In one Mustela lutreola isolate mMusLut2 chromosome 8, mMusLut2.pri, whole genome shotgun sequence genomic region, the following are encoded:
- the MAFF gene encoding transcription factor MafF: MSVDPLSSKALKIKRELSENTPHLSDEALMGLSVRELNRHLRGLSAEEVTRLKQRRRTLKNRGYAASCRVKRVCQKEELQKQKSELEREVDKLARENAAMRLELDALRGKCEALQGFARSVAARGPAARVAPASVITIVKSAPAPGPVPGPGPASAPAPTPGPSPAACS, translated from the exons ATGTCTGTGGATCCCTTATCCAGCAAAGCCCTGAAG ATCAAGCGTGAGCTGAGCGAGAACACGCCGCATCTGTCTGACGAGGCGCTGATGGGGCTGTCGGTGCGCGAACTGAACCGGCACCTGCGCGGGCTCTCCGCCGAGGAGGTGACGCGGCTCAAGCAGCGACGTCGCACGCTCAAGAACCGTGGCTACGCGGCCAGCTGCCGCGTGAAGCGCGTGTGCCAGAAGGAGGAGCTGCAGAAGCAGAAGTCGGAGCTGGAGCGCGAGGTGGACAAGCTGGCGCGCGAGAACGCAGCCATGCGCCTGGAGCTCGACGCGCTGCGCGGCAAGTGCGAGGCGCTGCAGGGCTTCGCGCGCTCTGTGGCCGCTCGCGGGCCCGCCGCGCGCGTGGCGCCAGCCAGCGTCATCACCATCGTTAAGTCAGCCCCGGCCCCCGGGCCCGTGCCGGGGCCGGGCcccgcctccgcccccgcccccacccccggcccctcccccgcagcCTGCTCCTAG